In Nocardia yunnanensis, one DNA window encodes the following:
- a CDS encoding HAD family hydrolase, giving the protein MVASDVDGTLIDHREQVSARTKAAINALIADGVPFVLATGRPPRWIDPVVDGLGFAPLCVCGNGAVIYDSATDRVLDTRVLDTETLTWTADLAERLLPGCGLAAERVGVSAHDAATPQFVSSPEYEHAWLNPDDTQVSRAEVISAPAIKMLIRLPGTSSAIMRATLEPHLAGRADLTYSTDNGLIELSAPGVSKATGLTTIAQRLGVQHSSLIAFGDMPNDVPMLLMAGHGVAMANAHPEALAAADEVAPSNTDDGVARTLERWWA; this is encoded by the coding sequence ATGGTGGCCTCCGACGTGGACGGCACGCTCATCGACCACCGTGAGCAGGTGAGCGCCCGCACCAAGGCCGCGATCAATGCCCTCATCGCCGACGGCGTGCCGTTCGTACTCGCCACCGGCAGGCCCCCGCGCTGGATCGATCCGGTGGTGGACGGACTCGGTTTCGCGCCACTGTGCGTATGCGGCAACGGTGCGGTGATCTACGACAGCGCCACCGACCGAGTGCTCGACACCCGCGTCCTGGATACCGAAACCCTGACGTGGACCGCCGATCTGGCCGAACGGCTACTGCCCGGCTGCGGGCTGGCCGCCGAACGAGTCGGCGTGAGCGCCCACGACGCGGCCACCCCCCAATTCGTCAGCTCCCCCGAATACGAGCACGCCTGGCTCAACCCCGACGACACCCAGGTCTCCCGCGCCGAGGTGATCTCCGCCCCCGCGATCAAAATGCTGATCCGCCTACCCGGCACCTCCAGCGCCATCATGCGCGCCACCCTGGAACCCCACCTGGCCGGTCGCGCCGACCTGACCTACTCCACCGACAACGGCCTCATCGAGCTGTCCGCCCCCGGCGTCAGCAAAGCCACCGGCCTGACCACCATCGCCCAACGCCTGGGCGTCCAACACTCCTCCCTCATCGCCTTCGGCGACATGCCCAACGACGTCCCCATGCTCCTCATGGCCGGCCACGGCGTAGCCATGGCCAACGCCCACCCCGAAGCCCTAGCCGCCGCCGACGAGGTAGCCCCCTCCAACACCGACGACGGCGTAGCCCGCACCCTCGAACGCTGGTGGGCCTGA
- a CDS encoding ABC transporter permease, with the protein MTEVETIVQGAPQVAAAGRRKLVWRRFLRNKIAVGAAIVLILLFVVAFTVPHFLPYAYTDIDTTAKLKPPNGKHLFGTTSLGEDVLAQTLHGLQKSLVIGFGAALISAVIATTAGSVAGLLGGWTDRVIMWVVDLLLVIPSFIFIALFSPKTKGNDSVILLVVLIAVFGWMISARMVRGLSLTLRDREFVRAARYMGASTWTIITTHIVPNIASILIIDTTLAIGGAVMSETGLSFLGFGVQPPDVSLGSLIGDYSKNALTYPWTFMFSGLFLVVIVLSANLMGDGLRDAFDPNAQRARAKQARKAVK; encoded by the coding sequence ATGACCGAGGTGGAGACCATTGTCCAGGGCGCGCCGCAGGTCGCGGCGGCCGGTCGCCGGAAACTGGTGTGGCGGCGGTTCCTGCGCAACAAGATCGCGGTCGGCGCGGCGATCGTGCTGATCCTGCTGTTCGTGGTCGCCTTCACGGTGCCGCATTTCCTGCCCTACGCCTACACGGATATCGACACCACGGCGAAGTTGAAGCCGCCCAATGGGAAACATCTGTTCGGCACCACGTCGCTGGGCGAGGACGTGCTGGCGCAGACGCTGCACGGCCTGCAGAAGTCCCTGGTGATCGGGTTCGGCGCGGCGCTCATCTCGGCGGTCATCGCGACCACGGCCGGATCGGTGGCCGGGCTGCTGGGCGGCTGGACCGATCGGGTGATCATGTGGGTGGTCGATCTGCTGCTGGTGATTCCCAGCTTCATCTTCATCGCCCTGTTCTCCCCGAAGACCAAGGGCAACGACTCGGTGATCCTGCTGGTAGTGCTGATCGCGGTGTTCGGCTGGATGATCTCGGCCCGCATGGTGCGCGGCCTGTCGCTCACCCTGCGCGATCGTGAATTCGTCCGTGCCGCACGATATATGGGCGCGTCCACCTGGACGATCATCACCACGCACATCGTCCCGAACATCGCCTCGATCCTGATCATCGACACCACCCTGGCCATCGGCGGCGCGGTGATGTCCGAAACGGGTTTGAGCTTCCTGGGTTTCGGCGTGCAGCCGCCCGATGTCTCGCTGGGCTCGCTGATCGGCGACTACTCCAAGAACGCCCTCACCTACCCGTGGACGTTCATGTTCTCGGGTCTGTTCCTGGTCGTCATCGTGCTCTCGGCCAACCTCATGGGCGACGGCCTGCGTGACGCCTTCGACCCCAATGCGCAGCGGGCGCGGGCGAAGCAGGCACGAAAGGCCGTCAAATGA
- a CDS encoding ABC transporter permease: protein MAGFLLRRALNYVVLLVLASFLVFTVAAFTFTPLDQLEQRNPRPPQSVIDAKRSELHLNEAIPARYLSWAGDVLQGDFGKTMAGQPVKDELGRRIGVSLRLLVIGSIFGTALGVLIGAANAIRQYKFSDYFSTVVSMLLLSTPVFLLATLLKFGALEINLATGKQIFLYTGETSATAVHGLWNQIVDRAQHMVLPTLGLALGAMAGYSRYQRNAMLDVLGSDFIRTARAKGLTRSHALYKHGLRTALIPMATLFAYSFGGLVTGAAFTEKIFGWHGMGEWLVDSIHAQDINVVLTVTLFAGVVILLSGLLSDIVYAILDPRVRV from the coding sequence ATGGCCGGTTTTCTGCTGCGACGTGCGCTGAACTATGTCGTGCTGCTGGTGCTGGCATCGTTCCTGGTGTTCACGGTGGCCGCGTTCACGTTCACCCCGCTGGACCAGTTGGAGCAACGCAATCCACGGCCGCCGCAGTCGGTGATCGACGCCAAACGCTCCGAATTGCATCTGAACGAGGCGATCCCGGCGCGCTATCTCTCCTGGGCGGGCGACGTGCTGCAGGGCGACTTCGGCAAGACCATGGCCGGGCAGCCGGTCAAGGACGAGTTGGGCCGGCGCATCGGAGTCAGCCTGCGGCTGCTGGTGATCGGGTCCATCTTCGGCACCGCGCTGGGTGTGCTGATCGGCGCGGCGAATGCCATCCGCCAGTACAAGTTCAGCGACTATTTCAGCACCGTCGTGTCCATGCTGTTGTTGTCCACGCCGGTGTTCCTGCTGGCGACACTGCTGAAATTCGGTGCGCTGGAGATCAATCTGGCCACCGGCAAACAGATCTTCCTCTACACCGGCGAGACCTCCGCGACCGCCGTGCACGGCCTGTGGAACCAGATCGTGGACCGGGCCCAGCACATGGTGCTGCCGACCCTCGGTCTCGCGTTGGGCGCGATGGCGGGATACAGCCGCTACCAACGCAATGCGATGCTGGATGTGCTCGGCAGCGATTTCATTCGCACCGCCCGCGCCAAGGGCCTCACCCGCAGCCACGCGCTCTACAAGCACGGTCTGCGCACCGCGCTCATTCCGATGGCGACGCTGTTCGCCTACAGCTTCGGCGGGCTGGTCACCGGCGCGGCCTTCACCGAGAAGATCTTCGGCTGGCACGGCATGGGTGAGTGGCTGGTCGACTCGATTCACGCGCAGGACATCAATGTGGTGTTGACGGTGACGCTCTTCGCGGGCGTGGTGATTCTGCTGTCGGGCCTGCTGTCCGACATCGTGTACGCGATTCTCGACCCCAGGGTGCGTGTCTGA
- a CDS encoding ABC transporter ATP-binding protein — protein sequence MSQDSAGTQAGERSRTTAPLLEVSDLRVSFPGEEGRVEAVRGVNFTVNDGEVLAIVGESGSGKSVSSMAVIGLLPQQARIQGSIRLRGRELLGLGDRELSKLRGSKVSMVFQDPLSALTPVYRIGDQIAEALLAHKKMSRQEAAAKAVELLDLVGIPDAAQRAKAFPHEFSGGMRQRVVIAMAIANDPELIICDEPTTALDVTVQKQILNLLRKARDITGAGVIFITHDMGIAATLADRVAVMYAGRIVETAPAQELFTAPRMPYTAGLLGSIPRMDGPARRPLIPIVGNPPAMHALPPGCSFAPRCPVSIEDCRAAEPPLQDTGPGHRAACIRTSEVSTADLFAAYRREIELPEEVAQVDASQVVMRVSELRKTFPIVKGVVFQRKTGEVKAVDGISFEVRAGRTLALVGESGSGKSTTLTQIMDLVRPEGGSIEILGHDVTTLTKQQRREIRRKMQIVFQDPSASLDPRLPISDALAEPLRIDGRSRDEINRRVPQLLEQVGLRPEHADRYPADFSGGQKQRINIARALALDPELLVLDEPVSSLDVSIQAGVLNLLRDLQTERGLSYLFVSHDLSVVRNLAHDIAVMYRGQIVEYGPAERIFASPEHAYTRALIDAVPVPVAAR from the coding sequence ATGAGCCAGGATTCGGCCGGGACGCAGGCCGGCGAGCGGTCCAGGACCACCGCGCCGCTGCTGGAGGTCTCCGATCTGCGGGTCTCCTTCCCCGGTGAGGAAGGCCGCGTCGAGGCGGTGCGCGGGGTGAACTTCACCGTCAACGACGGCGAGGTGCTCGCCATCGTCGGCGAGTCCGGCTCGGGCAAGTCGGTGTCCTCGATGGCGGTGATCGGGCTGCTGCCCCAGCAGGCGCGGATTCAGGGCTCGATCCGGCTGCGCGGCCGGGAACTACTGGGGCTGGGCGATCGGGAGCTGTCCAAGCTGCGCGGCAGCAAGGTGTCCATGGTGTTCCAGGACCCGCTCTCCGCGCTGACCCCGGTGTACCGGATCGGCGATCAGATCGCGGAAGCGCTGCTGGCGCACAAGAAGATGAGCCGGCAGGAGGCCGCCGCCAAGGCCGTCGAACTGCTGGACCTGGTGGGGATTCCGGACGCCGCCCAGCGCGCGAAGGCGTTTCCGCACGAGTTCTCCGGCGGCATGCGTCAGCGCGTGGTCATCGCCATGGCCATCGCCAACGATCCCGAGTTGATCATCTGCGACGAACCGACCACCGCCCTGGACGTGACGGTGCAGAAGCAGATCCTGAACCTGTTGCGCAAGGCCCGCGACATCACCGGCGCGGGCGTCATCTTCATCACCCACGACATGGGCATCGCGGCGACGCTCGCGGACCGGGTGGCGGTGATGTACGCGGGGCGGATTGTCGAAACCGCACCGGCGCAAGAGCTTTTCACCGCGCCGCGGATGCCCTACACGGCCGGGCTGCTGGGTTCGATTCCGCGGATGGACGGCCCGGCGCGCCGGCCGTTGATCCCCATCGTGGGCAATCCGCCGGCCATGCACGCGCTGCCGCCGGGCTGCTCGTTCGCGCCGCGCTGCCCGGTTTCCATCGAGGACTGCCGGGCCGCCGAACCGCCGTTGCAGGACACCGGTCCCGGCCATCGCGCCGCCTGCATTCGCACCTCCGAGGTGAGCACCGCGGATCTGTTCGCGGCGTACCGCAGGGAGATCGAGCTGCCGGAGGAGGTCGCGCAGGTCGATGCCTCGCAGGTGGTGATGCGGGTCAGCGAGCTGCGCAAGACGTTCCCGATCGTCAAAGGCGTGGTGTTCCAGCGCAAGACCGGCGAGGTGAAGGCCGTCGACGGCATCAGCTTCGAGGTGCGCGCGGGCCGCACGCTGGCGCTGGTCGGCGAATCCGGGTCGGGCAAGTCGACCACGCTGACCCAGATCATGGATCTGGTGCGGCCGGAGGGCGGCAGCATCGAGATCCTCGGCCACGACGTCACCACGCTCACCAAGCAGCAGCGCCGGGAGATCCGGCGCAAGATGCAGATCGTGTTCCAGGATCCGTCCGCGTCGCTGGATCCGCGCCTGCCGATCTCCGACGCACTGGCCGAGCCGCTGCGCATCGACGGGCGCTCGCGCGACGAGATCAACCGTCGCGTCCCGCAATTGCTCGAGCAGGTGGGTTTGCGGCCCGAGCACGCCGACCGATACCCGGCCGACTTCTCCGGCGGCCAGAAGCAGCGCATCAATATCGCGCGGGCGCTGGCGCTCGATCCCGAGCTGCTGGTGCTGGACGAGCCGGTGTCGTCGCTGGACGTCTCCATCCAGGCCGGTGTGCTGAACCTGTTGCGGGACCTGCAGACCGAACGCGGGCTGTCGTACCTGTTCGTCTCACACGATTTGTCCGTGGTGCGTAATCTTGCCCACGACATCGCGGTCATGTACCGCGGTCAGATCGTCGAATACGGTCCGGCGGAACGCATTTTCGCCAGTCCGGAACACGCGTACACCCGCGCACTGATCGACGCGGTGCCGGTTCCGGTGGCGGCCCGATAG